ATGGAGGCAGAGGCGAATTTTGGCGCTCGCCAGCTCCTTTTCCTAGGTAAGCGGTTCACGACGGAAATCCGCGATCATGAACTGAATTGGAAAGCCCTCTCTACGCTATCAAAAGCTTACGGAAACACGATTACCACAACCCTTTGGCAGACGATCTATTGCCGGGACCCGGCCATACCGATGTTCGGTATGATCAGCCGCCATCCCTATCATGCAAGCATTGGCAATCGCGCTGGAGCGGACGATGTTGCATACTTCATCCGCTCGGACAGCTTTGCAAAAAAATTCGGGCACGTTACAGACACCGAAACCTACTCGGCTATGTGCAGCTATCTGTCACACAGGCGCACCGGGCCAATGGGAGAGGGAAGCTGTTTGTTTATGAATGGTAACGGCGAACCTTGCGATTTTCATCTGACAAGCTTCTCAAATGGATACGACCTTCTGACCATGGGATACTATGTCAAGCTGCACAGTAGAGTTGTCGGCTTCTGAGTATCAACGTAAGCGCTGTGCCGACCCCACCTTCCTGCTGAATCCGTAAGCTGCGATGCGCCCTCGTGTGGAGATTTGCACGGGAGGTGTCAGTGGGAGTCCATCGGGAGCGCAGTATGGAGGCCGTCGGCTTTGTGGAGCTGCTGGCAGCACCGGCAGCCAAGCGGCGGTGGTCTGACGAGGCGAAGGGCCGGATGGTGGCGGAGACGCTGGTGCCTGGTGTCACGGTGAATGAGGTGGCGGGTCGGCATGGGGTGAAGGCCAACCACCTGTCTTCGTGGCGGACGCTTGCGCGGCAGGGCAAGCTGGTCGTGCCAGAGGTAACGGGAGCCGAGTTCGCCGCGCCGGTGGCGACGGCGCAGGCAGTGGACACGCCTGTTTCAACTGCGTCGATTGATCTGTTGATCGGCCCTGTGACGATACGGCTGGATGTTGCCACACCTGCGGCACGGCTCGCGGAACTGATCATGGCATTGCGGGCTTTCCCGTGATCTTCCCGTCGAACCGGGTGCGGATCATGGTGGCGACGAAGCCCATCGACTTCCGCAAGGGCCACGACAGCCTGGCCGCGATGGTGAAGAATGAGCTGCGCAAGGACCCGTTCACCGGGACAGTCTTCGTGTTCCGCGCGAAGAAGGCGGACCGGTTGAAGCTCTTGTATTGGGACGGCACCGGTCTGGTGATGGCCTACAAGCGGCTGGAAGAACACAGCTTCACCTGGCCCGCCGTTAAGGACGGGGTCATGATGCTGAACCATGCGCAGTTCGAGGCGCTGTTTGCGGGGCTCGATTGGCGGCGCGTTCGGGCCGTCGCGGCGAAGGCTCCCAAAGCCGTGGAATGACCGGTTCTGCCCTGCGGCAGGATGACTCATCGTGCTCTTTCCGGAGGCATAGCCCATGGTGGTTTGGTAAACATCAGCCATGCCAGAGACCGCTGATCTGCTTGAAGAAATTGCTGCGCTGAAGGCGATGCTGATTGCCGCGGACGCACGTGACAAGCGCAAGGACGAGCGCATCGCACGGCTAGAAAAGCTGGTCGCGGCCTTCAAGCAGGCGGTCTTCGGCCGTAAATCGGAAAAGGGCGATCCGGACCAGTTCGAACTGGCGCTGGAAGATCTGGAAACGGCCATGGCCGTGATCCATGCCGAAGAGGATGCCGCGGATCGGGCCGCCAAGCGCCCCGCCAAACCGCGTGCCGCCAATCGTGGATTGCTGCCAAAGCACCTGCCGCGCATCGAGGAGATCATCGAGCCGGACAGCCTGACCTGCGCTTGCGGTGGCTGCCTGCATTGCATCGGCGAGGATGTGTCGGAACGGCTCGACATCGTGCCCGCCCAGT
The DNA window shown above is from Gemmobacter aquarius and carries:
- a CDS encoding transposase, which encodes MEAVGFVELLAAPAAKRRWSDEAKGRMVAETLVPGVTVNEVAGRHGVKANHLSSWRTLARQGKLVVPEVTGAEFAAPVATAQAVDTPVSTASIDLLIGPVTIRLDVATPAARLAELIMALRAFP
- the tnpB gene encoding IS66 family insertion sequence element accessory protein TnpB (TnpB, as the term is used for proteins encoded by IS66 family insertion elements, is considered an accessory protein, since TnpC, encoded by a neighboring gene, is a DDE family transposase.), translating into MIFPSNRVRIMVATKPIDFRKGHDSLAAMVKNELRKDPFTGTVFVFRAKKADRLKLLYWDGTGLVMAYKRLEEHSFTWPAVKDGVMMLNHAQFEALFAGLDWRRVRAVAAKAPKAVE